From the Neosynechococcus sphagnicola sy1 genome, one window contains:
- a CDS encoding type II toxin-antitoxin system PemK/MazF family toxin yields PGYRRPVLVVQDDTFTQSRINTVIVVIITSNIQLAEAPGNVLLPQGATGLSRDSVANVSQILTVDKTFLVECIGSLPSGLQEEIDDGLRTILYL; encoded by the coding sequence AGCCTGGATACCGCCGTCCCGTTTTAGTCGTTCAAGATGATACCTTTACTCAAAGCCGTATCAATACAGTCATCGTTGTCATTATCACTTCAAATATTCAGTTGGCAGAAGCTCCAGGCAATGTATTGTTACCGCAAGGAGCAACAGGCTTGTCTAGAGATTCAGTCGCTAATGTATCTCAAATTCTCACAGTCGATAAAACATTCTTGGTTGAATGTATTGGTTCCCTACCAAGCGGCTTGCAGGAGGAGATAGATGATGGACTAC